One region of Haloprofundus salilacus genomic DNA includes:
- a CDS encoding DUF4013 domain-containing protein → MLEDSLSYPTKGDGGIARLLIGGVLLFFSWLVVPVFLVSGYLVRTAGSVSYGDEDPPAFEDWGGLLVDGLKATVITVAYSFVPVAIVAVMLLVVLGGGSAGGNAGGLLAGVGLLGMLLVLPAALVVTYLLPAALINFAREDSLGAAFDFSTLKPVLLSQQYIVATVLVFVVSIVGGMILSFLSAILVGIVLAPFYYFWLGLASQFMFGRAFAEVANARDGATPAAAPVADD, encoded by the coding sequence ATGCTCGAAGACTCACTCTCGTACCCGACGAAAGGTGACGGTGGAATCGCGCGACTACTCATCGGCGGCGTTCTGCTGTTCTTCAGTTGGCTCGTCGTCCCCGTATTTCTCGTCTCGGGCTACCTCGTCCGCACCGCAGGGTCGGTGTCGTACGGCGACGAGGACCCACCGGCGTTCGAAGATTGGGGCGGCCTCCTCGTCGACGGTCTAAAAGCGACAGTCATCACCGTCGCGTACAGTTTCGTCCCCGTCGCCATCGTCGCCGTAATGCTGCTCGTCGTCCTCGGCGGCGGTTCCGCCGGCGGCAACGCCGGGGGCCTTCTCGCCGGCGTGGGGTTGCTGGGAATGCTTCTTGTGCTTCCGGCTGCACTCGTCGTCACCTACCTGCTGCCCGCGGCGCTCATCAACTTCGCGCGCGAGGACTCGCTCGGCGCCGCGTTCGACTTCTCGACGCTGAAGCCGGTGTTGCTCAGCCAGCAGTACATCGTCGCGACGGTGCTCGTGTTCGTCGTCTCCATCGTCGGCGGGATGATTTTGAGCTTCCTCAGCGCGATCCTCGTCGGCATCGTGCTCGCGCCGTTCTACTACTTCTGGCTCGGCCTCGCCAGTCAGTTCATGTTCGGTCGCGCCTTCGCCGAAGTCGCGAACGCCCGCGACGGGGCGACCCCGGCGGCGGCGCCAGTCGCGGACGACTGA
- the mfnA gene encoding tyrosine decarboxylase MfnA, producing MQRAVPQDFSRVLSSMCTEPHPAAREAAVRFLATNPGDPATYQSVAEVEREVVAALGEMTGLPDAHGYVASGGTEANVQAVRAARNRARDEWSTPPETPNVVAPESVHFSFRKAADVLGVELRTVPVDDDYRADLDAVRASVDSETVLVVGVAGSTEYGRVDPIPELATIAHDAGVDNRAFLHVDAAWGGFALPFTDHAWNFAHADVDTMTIDPHKMGQAVVPAGGFLARDRATLDALAVDTPYLESTSQATLTGTRSGAGVASAAAAMEALWPDGYREQFEVSTASAEWLANALADRGFAVVDPELPLVAASIPDPLFDALRDAGWRISRTSAGELRVVCMPHVTRETLRRFVADVDSFSSA from the coding sequence ATGCAGCGCGCCGTCCCGCAGGACTTCTCCCGCGTGCTCTCGTCGATGTGTACGGAACCGCATCCCGCGGCGCGGGAGGCGGCGGTGCGCTTTCTCGCGACGAACCCCGGCGACCCTGCCACCTACCAGTCGGTCGCCGAGGTGGAGCGGGAAGTGGTCGCGGCGCTCGGAGAGATGACCGGCCTCCCGGACGCACACGGCTATGTCGCCAGCGGCGGCACGGAGGCGAACGTCCAAGCTGTTCGGGCGGCCCGGAACCGCGCCCGCGACGAGTGGTCGACGCCGCCGGAGACGCCGAACGTCGTCGCCCCCGAGAGCGTTCACTTCAGTTTCCGGAAGGCGGCCGACGTCCTCGGCGTCGAATTGCGCACGGTGCCGGTCGACGACGACTACCGTGCGGACCTCGACGCCGTTCGCGCGAGCGTCGATTCGGAGACGGTGCTCGTCGTTGGCGTCGCCGGTTCGACGGAGTACGGCCGCGTCGACCCGATTCCCGAACTCGCGACCATTGCCCACGACGCCGGCGTCGACAATCGGGCGTTCCTCCACGTCGACGCCGCGTGGGGCGGGTTCGCGCTCCCGTTCACCGACCACGCGTGGAACTTCGCGCACGCGGACGTGGACACGATGACGATCGACCCGCACAAGATGGGGCAAGCGGTGGTTCCGGCGGGCGGCTTCCTCGCCCGCGACCGCGCGACGCTCGACGCGCTCGCCGTCGACACGCCCTACTTGGAATCCACGTCGCAGGCGACGCTCACCGGCACGCGGAGCGGCGCGGGCGTCGCGAGCGCGGCCGCGGCGATGGAGGCGCTCTGGCCCGATGGCTACCGCGAGCAGTTCGAGGTGTCGACGGCGAGCGCCGAGTGGCTGGCGAACGCCCTCGCCGACCGCGGGTTCGCCGTCGTCGACCCCGAACTCCCGCTCGTCGCCGCCTCGATACCGGACCCGCTATTCGACGCGCTCCGCGACGCCGGGTGGCGCATCTCGCGGACGTCGGCGGGCGAACTCCGGGTCGTCTGCATGCCGCACGTGACCCGCGAGACGCTCCGGCGGTTCGTCGCCGACGTCGACTCGTTCTCGTCGGCGTGA
- a CDS encoding 3-dehydroquinate synthase II codes for MTRSVWLKADDTVGDWEVRKQRITTGLEAGVDWVLVDESDVGRVRQLGDVKVAAFRDDADVHVADAEDEGEETAEADAYVVGKDGEGDGTVDLPSDFSGSADLTTLRHSDDRAQGAYIHIRGKEYETLAEQAARDADHTLVVGEDWQIIPLENLIARIGDQTELVAGVTSAEEARAAFETLEHGADGVLLDSDNPDEIRETVKVRDATEREQLDLQWAEVVSVERVGMADRVCVDTGSLLEHDEGMLVGSMSRGLFFVHAETAESPYVASRPFRVNAGAVHAYVRTPDGGTKYLSELKSGDEVQVVDTEGRTREVIVGRVKIEKRPMFRVEVDVEGDHVETLLQNAETIKVPTSEGRKAVTDLQAGDELLLYYEQVARHFGEAVEESIIEK; via the coding sequence ATGACACGGAGCGTCTGGTTGAAGGCCGACGACACGGTCGGCGACTGGGAGGTTCGAAAGCAGCGCATCACGACGGGACTCGAAGCGGGCGTCGACTGGGTGCTGGTCGACGAGTCCGACGTGGGCCGCGTCCGCCAACTCGGCGACGTGAAGGTGGCGGCGTTCCGCGACGACGCCGACGTCCACGTCGCCGACGCCGAGGACGAGGGGGAAGAGACTGCCGAGGCCGACGCCTACGTCGTCGGCAAAGACGGCGAGGGCGACGGCACCGTCGACCTCCCCTCGGATTTCTCGGGGTCGGCGGACCTCACGACGCTCCGCCACAGCGACGACCGCGCGCAGGGCGCGTACATCCACATTCGGGGGAAGGAGTACGAGACTCTCGCCGAACAGGCCGCCCGCGACGCCGACCACACGCTCGTCGTCGGCGAGGACTGGCAGATAATCCCCCTCGAAAATCTCATCGCGCGCATCGGCGACCAGACCGAACTCGTCGCGGGCGTCACCTCCGCCGAGGAGGCCCGCGCGGCGTTCGAGACGCTTGAGCACGGCGCCGACGGCGTACTTCTCGACTCGGACAATCCCGACGAGATTCGGGAGACCGTCAAAGTGCGCGACGCCACCGAGCGCGAGCAGCTCGACCTCCAGTGGGCCGAAGTCGTCTCGGTCGAACGCGTCGGGATGGCCGACCGCGTCTGCGTCGACACCGGGAGCCTCCTCGAACACGACGAGGGGATGCTCGTCGGGTCGATGTCGCGGGGGCTGTTCTTCGTCCACGCCGAGACAGCCGAGTCGCCGTACGTCGCCTCCCGACCGTTCCGCGTCAACGCTGGGGCGGTCCACGCCTACGTCCGTACACCCGACGGTGGGACAAAGTACCTCTCGGAACTGAAGAGTGGCGACGAGGTACAGGTCGTCGACACCGAGGGTCGGACCCGCGAAGTCATCGTCGGACGCGTCAAGATAGAGAAGCGCCCGATGTTCCGCGTGGAGGTCGACGTGGAGGGAGACCACGTCGAGACGCTGCTGCAGAACGCCGAGACCATCAAAGTGCCGACGAGCGAGGGCCGCAAAGCCGTCACCGACCTGCAGGCGGGCGACGAACTTCTGCTCTACTACGAGCAGGTGGCGCGGCACTTCGGCGAAGCGGTCGAAGAGAGTATCATCGAGAAGTAG
- a CDS encoding 2-amino-3,7-dideoxy-D-threo-hept-6-ulosonate synthase: MNTGIHARLDRISTEGRFLVVPMDHGITLGAVKGLKNIESTISAVTRGGADAVLTQKGIAPRVHPHKNGRGYIVHLNASTVIGPDSNDKRMTGTVEEAVRVGADAVSLHLNVGSNYEPKQLEDLARVTDDAERLGIPVLAMAYARGPDIDGSNPEALGHAVRLAEEAGAHVVKTGYSGNAETFEHVVESTRLPVVIAGGSRGTDYETVEMVRGAMDAGAAGVSMGRSIFQHDDPEAITRAVSAVLHDDQSTEEALEHADLGIEA, from the coding sequence ATGAACACAGGAATCCACGCACGACTCGACCGCATCTCCACAGAGGGCCGATTTCTCGTCGTCCCGATGGACCACGGAATCACGCTCGGGGCCGTAAAAGGCCTCAAGAACATCGAATCGACTATCTCGGCGGTGACGCGCGGAGGGGCCGACGCCGTCCTCACCCAGAAGGGAATCGCCCCGCGCGTCCACCCGCACAAGAACGGCCGCGGTTACATTGTCCACCTCAACGCCTCCACCGTCATCGGCCCCGACAGCAACGACAAACGAATGACCGGTACCGTCGAAGAAGCGGTTCGCGTCGGCGCCGACGCCGTCTCTCTGCATCTCAACGTCGGCAGCAACTACGAACCCAAACAACTGGAGGACCTCGCGCGTGTCACCGACGACGCCGAGCGACTCGGTATTCCCGTACTCGCGATGGCGTACGCCCGCGGCCCCGACATCGACGGCAGTAACCCGGAAGCGCTCGGCCACGCGGTCAGACTCGCCGAGGAGGCGGGCGCGCACGTCGTCAAGACCGGCTACAGCGGCAACGCCGAGACGTTCGAGCACGTCGTCGAGTCGACGCGCCTTCCGGTGGTCATCGCCGGCGGGAGCAGAGGAACCGACTACGAGACGGTCGAGATGGTCCGCGGGGCGATGGACGCGGGCGCGGCGGGCGTCTCGATGGGCCGCTCCATCTTCCAGCACGACGACCCCGAGGCCATCACGCGCGCCGTCTCTGCCGTGCTCCACGACGACCAGTCGACTGAGGAAGCGCTCGAACACGCCGATCTCGGCATCGAAGCCTGA
- the trpA gene encoding tryptophan synthase subunit alpha: MSRIPEAFANGPAFIPYLAVGDPDYESSLAYVEALERGGADIIELGLPFSEPVAEGPTIQNAVVRALEGGMTPTRFFEFVEELDVDVPLVCMTYYNLIYRYGDEDANRPRAFVERAAEVGLDGFVVPDLPAEEADPLREACDEFDLDLVFIVAPTTEGERLERIMEQVSGYVYVQARLGVTGARSDVSAQTDESLARLDDWDVPKAVGFGIKTGDHAERIVAGGADGIIVGSALVDIVAEGHENGDSAEAVADRLETKARELSEGASRGFAQRPPHPERT, from the coding sequence ATGAGTCGGATTCCCGAGGCGTTCGCGAACGGACCCGCGTTCATCCCGTATCTCGCCGTCGGCGACCCCGATTACGAGTCGTCGCTGGCGTACGTCGAGGCGCTCGAACGCGGCGGTGCGGACATCATCGAACTCGGCCTCCCCTTCTCGGAACCGGTCGCGGAGGGGCCGACGATTCAGAACGCCGTCGTCCGCGCGCTCGAAGGCGGGATGACGCCGACGCGCTTCTTCGAGTTCGTCGAGGAACTCGACGTCGACGTGCCGCTCGTCTGCATGACGTACTACAATCTCATCTACCGATACGGAGACGAGGACGCCAATCGTCCACGGGCCTTCGTCGAGAGGGCCGCCGAGGTCGGACTCGACGGCTTCGTCGTCCCCGATCTCCCCGCCGAGGAGGCCGACCCACTCCGGGAGGCGTGCGACGAGTTCGACCTCGACCTCGTCTTCATCGTCGCGCCGACGACGGAGGGCGAGCGACTGGAGCGAATCATGGAGCAGGTCTCGGGCTACGTCTACGTCCAGGCACGCCTCGGCGTCACGGGCGCGCGAAGCGACGTGTCGGCGCAGACCGACGAGAGTCTCGCTCGACTCGACGACTGGGACGTGCCGAAAGCTGTCGGCTTCGGCATCAAGACCGGCGACCACGCTGAGCGCATTGTCGCCGGCGGCGCCGACGGCATCATCGTCGGCAGCGCGCTGGTCGACATAGTGGCCGAGGGCCACGAGAACGGCGACTCGGCCGAAGCGGTCGCTGACCGCCTCGAAACGAAGGCGCGCGAACTGAGCGAGGGAGCGTCCCGCGGGTTCGCGCAACGCCCACCGCATCCGGAACGCACATAA
- the ppsA gene encoding phosphoenolpyruvate synthase, translated as MAVLWLDDVRAADIDSVGGKGASLGELTAARLPVPPGFVVTADTYRTFIEEAGIDEELFEAMEIDPEDSKALAAAHERAHELITETELPEDVREEILEAYRSVGDGEAFVAVRSSATAEDLPDASFAGQQETFLNVREEKLVERVKECWASLFSQRAIYYRTRQGFSHDKVDIAVVVQQMVDAEKSGVMFTSHPSTGEPRIIIEAAWGLGEAVVSGSVSPDNYVVDRETASVEEETLADKKLMMVKDQETGETSTVDVPEEKRTARVLSDGEIERLVELGCEVEDHYGTPQDVEWAVHEGEVYMLQSRPITTISDDSGVEMAADGDGVDATTLSSNGNSGKNETESSSGDTLLRGLGASPGIVSGAARIVTKLDQLDKVSDGDIIVTEMTMPDMVPAMKRAAGIVTDEGGMTSHASIVSRELGVPAVVGTGSATRELSDGQVITIDGDKGTIREGKQTKKDEEHEPVEEVRPKTPVKPMTATEVKVNVSIPEAAERAAATGADGVGLLRIEHMVLSLGKTPEKYIADNGEKAYVDELVEGIRTVADEFYPRSVRVRTLDAPTDEFRQLEGGDGEPKEHNPMLGYRGIRRSLDTPEAFAHELEAFRHLWEMGYDNVELMLPLVNDAEDVYRATKLMREAGIDPEKRTWGVMIETPASALSVRELAEAGIDFASFGTNDLTQYTLAVDRNNENVADRFDELHPAVLELIGSTIETCRELGVDTSICGQAGSKPQMVQFLVNEGITSISANIDAVRDVQHEVKRVEQKLVLDSVR; from the coding sequence ATGGCTGTACTTTGGCTGGATGACGTACGCGCCGCCGACATCGACTCCGTCGGTGGTAAGGGTGCCTCGCTGGGCGAACTCACGGCCGCGAGGCTTCCCGTCCCGCCGGGATTCGTCGTGACCGCCGACACCTATCGGACGTTCATCGAGGAGGCAGGCATCGACGAGGAACTGTTCGAGGCGATGGAGATCGATCCCGAGGACTCGAAGGCGCTCGCCGCCGCCCACGAGCGCGCTCACGAACTCATCACGGAGACGGAACTCCCCGAGGACGTTCGCGAGGAGATTCTGGAGGCGTACCGCTCCGTCGGGGACGGGGAAGCGTTCGTCGCCGTCCGGTCGTCGGCCACCGCCGAGGACCTGCCGGACGCCTCCTTCGCCGGTCAACAGGAGACGTTCCTCAACGTCCGCGAGGAGAAACTCGTCGAGCGCGTCAAGGAGTGCTGGGCGTCGCTGTTCTCGCAGCGCGCCATCTACTACCGGACGCGACAGGGCTTCTCGCACGACAAAGTCGACATCGCCGTCGTCGTCCAGCAGATGGTCGACGCCGAGAAGAGCGGCGTGATGTTCACGTCGCACCCCTCGACGGGCGAACCGCGCATCATCATCGAGGCAGCGTGGGGACTCGGCGAAGCCGTTGTCTCCGGGTCGGTGTCGCCCGACAACTACGTCGTCGACCGCGAGACCGCGAGCGTCGAGGAGGAGACGCTCGCCGACAAGAAGCTGATGATGGTCAAAGACCAAGAGACGGGCGAGACGTCGACCGTGGACGTCCCCGAGGAGAAGCGCACCGCACGCGTGCTCTCGGACGGCGAAATCGAGCGCCTCGTCGAACTCGGCTGCGAGGTCGAAGACCATTACGGGACGCCGCAGGACGTGGAGTGGGCTGTCCACGAGGGCGAGGTGTACATGCTCCAGTCGCGACCGATAACGACGATATCCGACGACAGCGGCGTCGAGATGGCCGCTGACGGCGACGGGGTCGACGCGACGACGCTATCGTCGAACGGCAACAGCGGGAAAAACGAGACGGAGTCGTCGAGCGGGGACACGCTCCTCCGCGGACTGGGCGCGAGTCCCGGCATCGTCTCGGGCGCGGCCCGCATCGTCACCAAACTCGACCAGCTCGACAAAGTCTCCGACGGCGACATCATCGTCACCGAGATGACGATGCCCGACATGGTGCCGGCAATGAAGCGCGCCGCCGGCATCGTCACCGACGAGGGTGGGATGACGAGCCACGCCTCCATCGTTTCGCGGGAACTCGGCGTCCCCGCCGTCGTCGGCACCGGCAGCGCGACTCGCGAACTCTCGGACGGGCAAGTAATCACCATCGACGGCGACAAAGGGACGATTCGCGAGGGGAAGCAGACGAAGAAGGACGAGGAACACGAACCCGTCGAGGAGGTTCGGCCGAAGACGCCGGTCAAACCGATGACCGCGACGGAGGTGAAAGTGAACGTCTCTATCCCCGAAGCGGCGGAACGCGCCGCGGCCACCGGCGCGGACGGCGTCGGCTTGCTCCGGATCGAGCACATGGTGCTGTCGCTCGGAAAAACGCCCGAGAAGTACATCGCCGACAACGGCGAGAAGGCGTACGTCGACGAACTCGTCGAGGGAATCCGGACCGTCGCCGACGAGTTCTACCCCCGTTCGGTCCGGGTCCGAACGCTCGACGCGCCGACCGACGAGTTCCGCCAGTTGGAGGGCGGCGACGGCGAACCGAAGGAACACAACCCGATGCTAGGTTACCGCGGCATCCGTCGGAGTCTCGACACGCCCGAGGCGTTCGCCCACGAACTGGAGGCGTTCCGCCACCTCTGGGAGATGGGCTACGACAACGTCGAACTGATGCTGCCGCTGGTCAACGACGCCGAGGACGTCTACCGCGCGACGAAACTCATGCGCGAAGCGGGCATCGACCCCGAGAAGCGGACGTGGGGCGTGATGATAGAGACGCCCGCGAGCGCCCTGTCGGTCCGCGAACTCGCGGAGGCGGGCATCGACTTCGCCTCCTTCGGGACGAACGACCTCACCCAGTACACGCTGGCGGTCGACCGCAACAACGAGAACGTCGCCGACCGATTCGACGAACTCCACCCCGCCGTGTTGGAACTCATCGGTTCGACCATCGAGACGTGCCGCGAACTCGGCGTGGATACGAGCATCTGCGGGCAGGCCGGGTCGAAACCGCAGATGGTCCAGTTCCTCGTCAACGAGGGAATCACCTCCATCAGCGCCAACATCGACGCGGTGCGCGACGTCCAACACGAGGTCAAGCGCGTCGAACAGAAACTGGTGCTCGACTCGGTTCGCTGA
- a CDS encoding YqaA family protein: MERAVEHATGWFGLVIIFVYSFLIAFALPGVSEVVLAAPLNLGLDYAGRMTVIILVSASGKALGSLFAFHIGQEAKDSGIIMRWLQRLPVDVIAWSEKQTLKIARKWGYGGLAIALCVPFFPDTLSIYAFSILEEDYVKFAAATFVGSAGRLLFTLALIHGVAAVL, from the coding sequence ATGGAGCGCGCCGTCGAACATGCCACCGGGTGGTTCGGCCTCGTCATCATCTTCGTCTACTCGTTTCTCATCGCCTTCGCGCTGCCGGGCGTGAGCGAAGTCGTCCTCGCCGCGCCGCTGAATCTGGGTCTCGACTACGCCGGGCGGATGACGGTCATCATCCTCGTCAGCGCCTCCGGCAAAGCTCTCGGGAGCCTCTTCGCGTTCCACATTGGCCAAGAGGCGAAAGACTCCGGTATCATCATGCGGTGGCTCCAGCGGTTGCCGGTCGATGTTATCGCGTGGTCCGAGAAGCAGACGCTGAAGATCGCGCGTAAGTGGGGGTACGGCGGTCTCGCCATCGCGCTCTGCGTCCCCTTCTTCCCGGACACGCTCTCGATATACGCCTTCTCGATACTGGAGGAAGATTACGTGAAGTTCGCGGCAGCGACGTTCGTCGGCAGCGCCGGGCGACTGCTCTTCACGCTGGCGCTCATCCACGGCGTCGCCGCGGTGCTGTGA
- a CDS encoding CPBP family intramembrane glutamic endopeptidase: protein MSSTPTATTDPPVADGSDGDNDDGSSVAGRIVALLVAVSLLVTSFVVGTVASLAVIVPLLFLGFGVTSTAVLVLGSIPQQLTFAGIGALYAHLRLDSLPIRKPNRRELRFVVGTTVVAVVLASALSYALTLIGIEPVESVIGEVAQADPSVLLVLAVLSIFLVAPAEELLFRGAIQGRLRTAYGPVAGIALASAIFASIHVFNFVGNSLAVVAATGVIFVTGSILGIAYERTGNLAVPILIHAAYNTTLFTISYVQLVGL from the coding sequence ATGTCCTCCACACCGACAGCCACCACCGACCCGCCAGTAGCCGACGGGAGTGACGGCGACAACGACGACGGTTCGTCCGTCGCCGGACGCATCGTCGCGCTGCTCGTCGCCGTCAGTCTCCTCGTCACCAGTTTCGTAGTCGGAACGGTCGCCAGTCTCGCGGTCATCGTTCCGCTGCTGTTTCTCGGCTTCGGCGTCACCTCGACGGCCGTCCTCGTCCTCGGGTCAATTCCACAGCAACTGACGTTCGCGGGTATTGGCGCGCTCTACGCGCATCTCCGTCTTGACTCGCTACCGATTCGCAAACCCAACCGCCGAGAACTGCGGTTCGTCGTGGGAACGACGGTCGTCGCCGTCGTGCTGGCGTCGGCGCTGTCGTACGCGCTGACGCTCATTGGAATCGAACCGGTCGAGAGCGTCATCGGTGAGGTGGCCCAAGCGGACCCGTCGGTGCTGCTCGTACTCGCCGTCCTCTCTATCTTCCTCGTCGCTCCCGCCGAGGAACTGCTGTTCCGCGGCGCGATTCAGGGCCGCCTCCGAACCGCCTACGGCCCGGTCGCGGGTATCGCGCTCGCCAGCGCGATCTTCGCGTCGATCCACGTGTTCAACTTCGTCGGGAATTCCCTCGCTGTCGTCGCCGCGACGGGCGTCATCTTCGTCACGGGGTCGATACTCGGTATCGCTTATGAGCGAACCGGTAATCTCGCCGTCCCGATACTGATTCACGCCGCCTACAACACGACGCTATTCACCATATCGTACGTTCAACTCGTCGGACTCTGA
- a CDS encoding SDR family NAD(P)-dependent oxidoreductase, whose product MATTSFDFDGETVIVTGGSSGIGRSMATRFGEAGATVVVADVREDPKDVGEETPTHELIREMGSDAEYVETDVSDRDEVESVVEAAREYGGVDVMVNNAGLFVEGDMLDLSPEEFRQVHRVNVDGVFFGVQAAASDMLDRGEPGCIVNTASISSNLAQHGQVQYDSTKGAVRMITRGAALELAEHGIRVNAVAPGQIATEFVEGLTEEQQEKAEHGGFLKPIPLGRAGKPDDVADAAVFLATEGAGYITGELLHVDGGWQIC is encoded by the coding sequence ATGGCAACGACGAGTTTCGACTTCGACGGCGAGACGGTCATCGTGACGGGCGGCTCCTCCGGCATCGGGCGGTCGATGGCGACGCGCTTCGGTGAGGCGGGCGCGACGGTCGTCGTCGCCGACGTACGCGAAGACCCCAAGGACGTGGGCGAGGAGACGCCGACGCACGAACTGATTCGCGAGATGGGCAGCGACGCCGAGTACGTCGAGACGGACGTGAGTGACCGCGACGAAGTCGAATCCGTCGTCGAGGCGGCCCGCGAGTACGGCGGCGTCGACGTGATGGTGAACAACGCGGGCCTGTTCGTTGAGGGCGACATGCTAGACCTCTCGCCCGAAGAGTTCCGACAGGTTCACCGCGTCAACGTCGACGGCGTCTTTTTCGGCGTGCAGGCGGCGGCCAGCGACATGCTCGACCGCGGGGAACCGGGCTGTATCGTCAACACCGCCTCCATCTCCTCGAACCTCGCCCAGCACGGGCAGGTGCAGTACGACTCGACGAAGGGTGCGGTGCGGATGATTACCCGCGGCGCGGCGCTCGAACTGGCCGAACACGGCATCCGCGTCAACGCCGTCGCGCCCGGACAGATAGCGACGGAGTTCGTGGAGGGACTTACCGAAGAGCAGCAAGAGAAAGCCGAACACGGCGGCTTTCTGAAGCCGATTCCGCTAGGTCGCGCCGGAAAACCCGACGACGTCGCCGACGCGGCGGTGTTTCTGGCGACGGAAGGTGCGGGCTACATCACCGGCGAACTGTTGCACGTCGACGGCGGCTGGCAGATCTGTTGA
- a CDS encoding arsinothricin resistance N-acetyltransferase ArsN1 family B, giving the protein MIRLATQKDADDVRRIYEPFVRDTAISFETTPPTENEFRERIATTLEAHPWVVYERDGRVVGYAYAGAHRKRDAYRWSVDSSVYVADDARRRGVARGLYTALFGILEAQGYVNVYAGTTLPNPASVGFHRTMGFEPVGVYKKVGYKRGEWHDVQWLSRALRPRPDDPNPPVALADVRGTAAFTEALAAGESEIDR; this is encoded by the coding sequence ATGATCCGACTCGCTACGCAGAAGGACGCCGACGACGTTCGGCGGATATACGAACCGTTCGTCCGCGACACGGCCATCTCCTTCGAGACAACGCCGCCGACCGAAAACGAGTTCCGCGAGCGAATCGCGACGACGCTCGAAGCGCATCCGTGGGTTGTTTACGAGCGCGACGGGCGCGTCGTCGGCTACGCGTACGCCGGGGCACACCGCAAGCGCGACGCCTACCGGTGGTCGGTCGACTCCTCCGTCTACGTTGCCGACGACGCACGGCGGCGCGGCGTCGCCCGCGGACTCTATACGGCACTGTTCGGGATTCTCGAAGCGCAGGGCTACGTGAACGTCTACGCGGGGACGACGCTGCCGAACCCCGCGAGCGTCGGCTTTCACCGCACGATGGGTTTCGAACCGGTCGGCGTCTACAAAAAAGTCGGATACAAACGCGGCGAGTGGCACGACGTGCAGTGGCTCTCCCGAGCGCTGCGCCCGCGTCCCGATGACCCCAATCCGCCCGTGGCGCTGGCCGACGTCCGGGGCACGGCAGCGTTCACGGAGGCGCTCGCAGCCGGAGAATCGGAAATTGACCGCTGA